From the Ipomoea triloba cultivar NCNSP0323 chromosome 8, ASM357664v1 genome, the window ATGAGGAAAACCAAGGTAGGTGACCTAATGTGCCTCAAGTGCCGGTACCTCTTATCCAAATACCGGTGCAACCCTTCATGGCGAATCCAAATGTGAACCCCTACTTTGGAGGTGGATTGGGGATGCCGCAAGCACAATTTCCTTATTTTCAAGGTGGCATCCCGCAAGGTTTTGGGCAACAACAACACACAACAACAATGACAAAGGGGTTGGGATGCAACACCTTCTAAATCAAATGAATCTCAATCTCCTTCTTCAATTTGCACAAAACTTCCCGTAAGGAATTCCTCCCATGTTTCAACAAGGTGTACAACAACCTATAGCGGCCCATCTAGCCCCAAAGTTTGAGGAAGAGGATTGCATTGTGTATCCGGGGGTTGATGCTAACAactttgaactcaagacctcccTAATCCAAATGGTCCAAGCCAACCAATTTGGAGGTGCAAGAGTTGAAGATCCAAAGGCTCATGTTGTGTATTTTGACCGGATTTGCCAAACCATAAAAATGAATGGGATTCCAAGTGACGCCATCAACTTGAGGTTGTTTCAATTTTCACTAAGAGATCAAGCCTTAAGTTGGCTTAATTCCTTCCCGGCCAATCACTTTCTCACATGGGAGCAATTATAAGGCATTCATGCAAGAGTATTGCCCTCCCTCAAAGGCCGCAAAATTGAAGAAGCGCATCCAAAACTTCCAACAATTCAGGAATGAAAACCTATATGAGGCTTGAAAGACGTTCAAGGAGTTGAGGAGACAATGTCTTAAAAATTTGCTAACTCCAGGAGATTTCATTTCGTCATTCTATGAGGGGCTGTTGGATAGTTCCAAAACCATTCTTGACACATCGTCCTTTGGAGGAATCTTCATGGACATAGGCCTGGAATATGGGGAATAGTTGATAGAAAAAATTACTTCAAACACGGCATATTTATACAATGAGAGAAGTGATCCTCCAAAGAAAGAGAAAACATACGGGATGATTGAGGTTGATGACAAGATGGCAGTGCAAGCGCAACTTGATTCTATACAGCACATGTTGAAACAAATGATACAAGGGTCGAAACAGAGTGTACAAGCAGTGACTCAACCACCACCCCAAGCTCCTTACATGCCTACTCCTTAAACTTTCCTCAACCTCCTTGTCATTCACCTAGACCTCAGAATATGGCTATGGTAGCCTGTTGTGCTATATGTGGAGGGAATCATGCTTCCCAATCTTGTTATTTGTTGGATGCTAATGGCCAAGGCTCATCACAAAATGTGGAACAAATTGATATGGTTGGGTATTCTAAACCCCAAGGCCAAGGTCAAGGCTATCAAGGTTTCGGGCAACAAGGAAGAAATCAATATGGCAATCAATGGAATAATCAAGGAAGATATCTACCTCCCGATTTCCAAGGGAACCAAGGCAATAGAGGAGGAAATCAAGGAGATCAATGGAGGGgtaatcaaaatcaaaatcaatggAACTAACAAGGAACCTCTCAACCTCCTTAAGATCCGGACATGAAGTATTTTATGACCATGATGATGAACCAAATGAGCAAGCTACAAGCCGAGGTGGAAAATCTTAGAGCCCAACGGGTTGGAAACAATCAAGAACCTCCTCAAGCACTGTCTTTTAGAGGTAAACTCCCGGCTACCACCGAGAACCCAAGACACCAAGTCAATGCCATCACCACTAGGAGTAGAATAGCATTAAAGGATCCTCTTAACCCCACCGATGACCGAACTCAAGAAAGAGAGGTGGAGAAGGATGAAAATGGGCAAGAGGAAGGTGACAAAGAACCTATGGTTGTTGTTGAAagtgaggatgaagatgagCCTTTGATTCAAAAAGACAAATCAAAGGGAAAAGCTCCCGTGCAAGAGGAAAATATCTGAAACAAGAAGAGAGTGAGAAAGGATAGAGAGATGGATGACTCAGTGATATCGTACAACTTGTTGCCATTTCCACAAAGGTTGTGGAAATCAAAAGAGTCTTAAAGGGAGAGCAAATTTCACAAGATGCTTGATAAATTGGAAATCTCTATGCCATTTGTTGAAGTTGTGACTCAGATACCCTCATATaagaaattcttgaagaacaTCTTAGGGAACAATAATAAACCAGAAAAGAGTGTAGTTGTGGATTTGAGTGAGGGAGTTTTGACATGTGCAGTGCTTCAACAGAAGTTGCCTCCCAAGTTAAAAGATCATGGTAGTTTTGATATCTCGTGCATTATCGGTGGATTCGTGGTAGGAGGTGCTTTATGTGACCTAGGGGCAAGTTTCAGTCTGATGCCTTATTCTATGTGCAAGAGGCTCAATCTTGGTGAGCCCAAACCTACCACCATGACTCTCGAGATGGCAGACCGTTTTGTGAAGCGCCCGGTGGGAGTCCTTGAGGATATCCAGTAATGATAGATCAATATTTCATACCGGGAGATTTTGTTGTTCTTGATGTAGAGGAGGATGCCAAGGTCCCCATAATCCTTGGTAGACCTTTTTTAGCCACTACGGGAGCTATCATCGATGTGAAGAGAGGGATGTTGGTAATGGAAGTGGCCGATAATAAGGTCGAGTTTGACATATTCATGATGGCAAAACACCAACCTTCTTATGTTGATGAGTGCAAAATGGTGAAGACGGTGGAGGAGTGCAATGAGAAGGTCCGAAAGACCAACCAAGGAGACATGTTAAATATTCGGGCTGATTTTAAGCCTTATGAGGGAAAACATGCTTTAAAGAGTGGAAGGAATTTCTTTGGCCCTGATGGTTTCTACAAGAAATGGAGGAAGGAGTTTGCCAAGTTCAAAAAGCCACCAGACCATTTggtctccaaccaaacatgatgaaaataaagccgagtcgagctagcgacgttaaacttagcgcttcatgggaggcaccccatgttatcttcCCTTTCTTGCATTTTGAATTCCTTGCATTTACTTTTCAAGCCTTTATTTGCGATTTCTCAAAATCATGTACTTCATTCAAGGACGAAGCATATCGACGTACGACATCACTttatccgagaccatgttgaaaAGAAGGACTTAAGGATCGATCACATCTctacagaaaatcaaattgcagaTATTCTCACAAAACCGTTGTGTGAATCTCGCTTTGCAACTCTGAGGCATGAAATGGGAATGATCGAAATTAGctaagtatttaatttttgctaagcatttaaattatttttatgtgaTATTATTGTGTGATTTTATCTGTTGCCTGAGCAATTTTATCTGATTTTATCTACATGCCATACGTGTTACTTGCCTAGTACATGTGCATTTAATTTTCTCCTACTTGTATTTTTACTATGGTGATTCACCTTCTTGCGTGTCAATTTGCATGCAGTAGAAGTAATTGATTTTCAACTGCTTCTTATCTTTTTATCTTGAGTATTTAGTTGGATATTTTTTGGTAATCTTTCATATACTCCCACGTGTACTTTATCTATTTGTTGTACTAATCACTTTGCATGCAGATGAAAAGATCATTCGAACTTGCTACTTTTGACCATGCAAGAGGAAACTCCTTTTGAGAtaaagaaattgaattttggagcTTTGGAAACTGCCAAATGTCTTGAAATGACATTCAATGTCTACTTTTAAACAGTTTCAAGTTCCAAGGCATCCCTTCCCATCTATAAGTTGGAAACTCTTCTCACACTCTACTCGTGTAGAGTATCTCCATTGCTTAACTGTTTTGCAGGTCACATGAATTCGAAGAAGCCAGATGGGAAGATCACACCAAAACACAAGTCTAAGAGATTGGCAGAAATAACGAGACAAGAAATGCTAAGGGCAAGATGTGCTGCAAATGGAGGTTACAAAGTTGGGGACAGTCCTAGTGATCCTCTTGTCCTTCTCtctaaagaagaagaagttgaacCGACGAAGCCTACTGAGAAATCTCTGAATGAACATCCTGACTCACTCACTACAAGAGATAACTCTGTAACATTTTCTATTAAATGCCACTATTAAGTGGTGCAAATCAATAGGCCATTTATGGCCATTATGTTGTggtattaaaacagaagtaacAGTGTccgttacttagcctataatgatggcaCGTAGGCTATTTAAGTAATGGTCCtacttagcctataatgatggcaCGTAGGCTATGGTCCTCCCACTGCTCCTAACATAGTGACATAGACTACACCATCTAGTTGCCCAGGAGCCAAGTGGTAGACAAAACACTCTAATATTCCTCACAATCCTGCTTCAAGCAATGCTACGGATatgacaactatggctggaggtacATGATCCTATTAGCTTCCTCAATGAGGTTAGATTATTACAAATTCTATGATTGTATATTtattctaacatttggtatcagagcatgttTAATCTCTGCCAAGTTGATTAAGTtgcatatgatatatattttttgaattatataatatGCAATATATGTTCCGCTATTCagtatgtatgcatatatttaaatttcagattatatatttaattttcggattatatatatatatgccttgcTCATATATATTCagatttcatatatatacatgttaatttttccaaaaaacaactttagaaaatattttaattgtttttggaaaaataaagaaattaaaaaaaaaaatttactgcCATATTACTTGTCCGCGCAATGAGATTCTGGAGGTTGACGTCGACTCGCCGGCGGATCGTGACTTGGAATCATGGACGGTGAGGCACTGGCGTTGCAACCGGAAGGGGCGGCGGAGCTGGATTGCCGGCGGAGCTGACGTCGGCGGCGATGGCAGCTGCAACGACAGACGACGCTTCGGTCGCTGGAAATGGCGGTGGTCGTCTCGATCGGCTGCAGCGGCTGCGACGGAGGACGCTGATCTGGTCGGAGTCTTCTCCCTCTACGGACTCGGCTGTCCGAGGCGGCAGTGTGGTCGATGGTGCGACCAGTTATGGAGTCGGGCACCTGACAGATCTAGCTGTGATGGCGCCTGGTAGATCCGTCGGCGATGGCGGCGGCCCTCTTTCCCCCGTCCAGCGATCGGCGCTGGCTATGATGGAGGAGACCTCCGATTTCCACGCGTCCATCTGTTCACTTCCGGCGTCTCTGTTTCTCCCTCTCTTTGCTGACTGCGTAAGTTTATTTTTGGCTGCtaggttttatttgtttaaagttGCATATATGCTAGATTATTTTTGTTGGGCTAGATGAAGAAGGTTTATTGATGATGAATTATAAGGATTATATGATTGGCTAACTAAATGTTGTTTAATGAATTGGGTTAGCCCATCTCAGCCAGCCCAGTTAACCTTTAATAATATATGGACCTGCAACCTAGCCaaccataataataattggacctatttaatttatttgaggCATATGGATTTGTTTTAAGTTTTGGGTTcattattatttaagatatgGACATGCTTCAGTTCTTAGGCTTGCTTAAGTATTTTTTCATCATCATATTTGGG encodes:
- the LOC116026995 gene encoding uncharacterized protein LOC116026995 — translated: MLDKLEISMPFVEVVTQIPSYKKFLKNILGNNNKPEKSVVVDLSEGVLTCAVLQQKLPPKLKDHGSFDISCIIGGFVVGGALCDLGASFSLMPYSMCKRLNLGEPKPTTMTLEMADRFVKRPVGVLEDIQ